The following proteins are encoded in a genomic region of Bradyrhizobium sp. SK17:
- a CDS encoding potassium transporter Kup, which yields MPSSTVSALNDTTGFEGEAHRRFEQPPGPTSILLALGIVYGDLGTSPLYTLQTIVHLMGGGFTPEAALGSLSLIVWALIITISVKYCIFVMRADNHGEGGILALMALTGARWSGRGRWLVTLGLFGAALIYGDGIITPAISVLSAVEGLNVATEAFKPYTMPIAVAILIGLFALQRHGTATIGKAFGPVMLLWFLTMALLGITSLVRHPEVLRALNPMHGILLLTTHGLLGFTLLGGVFLALTGGEALYADMGHVGRTPIRLAWYGFVLPALVLNYAGQVGNFIASPDPGANPFFKLAPVWAIYPLVALATLATIIASQAIITGSFSMTRQAMQLGWFPGVRINQTSAEEYGQIYVPFVNWTMMCLTVALTIGFGSSDRLAGAYGAAVSTTMVLTTALLYQVMRRRWGWSAARATSLTGVLLTVDLAFFLANLFKIEEGGWIPLLFGALLFGIMVTWHFGLDALHRRSMAQSEHIDAFFAGLRDQHIARVPGTAIFLTRLSHRIPPIIVNYVRQAHSLHQTAIALTATFESVPRIRPSDRIRCEQLCEGVWHISVHFGFVEIPDLPAVLANAKQIGVPMQEDTTYFVERHDPLSRKRRNPLARFQIAVFAFMARNSAHAIDRFRIPNGSLVEIGSRTEL from the coding sequence ATGCCGTCTTCGACAGTTTCGGCCCTGAACGACACGACCGGATTCGAGGGTGAAGCGCACCGCCGGTTCGAGCAACCGCCGGGCCCGACCAGCATCCTGCTCGCGCTCGGCATCGTGTACGGCGACCTTGGGACCAGCCCGCTCTACACGCTTCAGACGATCGTCCATTTGATGGGAGGCGGCTTCACGCCGGAGGCAGCCCTCGGCTCGCTCTCGCTGATCGTCTGGGCGCTGATCATCACGATCTCGGTCAAATACTGCATCTTTGTCATGCGCGCCGACAATCACGGCGAAGGCGGCATCCTGGCGCTGATGGCGCTGACCGGAGCCCGCTGGTCCGGTCGCGGACGGTGGCTGGTGACGCTGGGGCTGTTCGGCGCCGCCCTGATCTATGGCGACGGCATCATCACGCCGGCGATCTCCGTGCTGAGCGCGGTCGAAGGCCTCAACGTCGCGACCGAGGCATTCAAGCCGTACACGATGCCGATCGCGGTTGCGATCCTGATCGGGTTGTTCGCGTTGCAGCGGCACGGGACCGCGACCATCGGCAAGGCGTTCGGCCCGGTGATGCTGCTCTGGTTCCTGACCATGGCGCTGCTCGGCATCACCTCGCTGGTCCGGCACCCCGAGGTGCTGCGCGCGCTCAATCCCATGCACGGCATCCTGCTGCTCACGACCCACGGCCTGCTGGGCTTCACCCTGCTCGGCGGCGTCTTCCTCGCGCTCACCGGCGGCGAAGCGCTTTACGCCGACATGGGGCATGTCGGCCGCACGCCGATCCGGCTCGCCTGGTATGGCTTCGTGCTGCCTGCTCTCGTCCTCAACTATGCAGGGCAGGTCGGCAACTTCATCGCCTCGCCCGATCCCGGCGCCAACCCATTCTTCAAGCTCGCGCCGGTCTGGGCGATCTACCCGTTGGTGGCGTTGGCGACGCTGGCGACCATCATCGCCAGCCAGGCCATCATCACCGGTTCATTCTCGATGACTCGCCAGGCCATGCAGCTCGGGTGGTTTCCGGGCGTCCGGATCAACCAGACATCGGCCGAGGAATACGGCCAGATCTATGTGCCGTTCGTGAACTGGACCATGATGTGCCTGACCGTCGCACTGACGATCGGCTTCGGCAGCTCTGACCGCCTCGCCGGCGCCTATGGCGCGGCCGTTTCCACCACCATGGTCCTGACCACTGCCCTGCTCTACCAGGTGATGCGGCGAAGATGGGGCTGGAGCGCGGCGCGAGCGACCTCGCTCACCGGCGTGCTGCTCACGGTCGATCTTGCGTTCTTTCTTGCCAATCTCTTCAAGATCGAAGAAGGCGGCTGGATTCCGCTGCTGTTCGGCGCACTGCTGTTCGGCATCATGGTCACCTGGCATTTCGGCCTCGATGCGCTGCACCGGCGAAGCATGGCCCAGTCGGAGCATATCGATGCGTTCTTCGCCGGCCTGCGCGACCAGCACATCGCGCGCGTACCGGGGACCGCGATCTTCCTCACGCGGCTGAGCCACCGCATTCCCCCGATCATCGTCAACTACGTCAGGCAAGCCCATTCGCTGCATCAGACGGCGATCGCCTTGACGGCCACCTTTGAAAGCGTGCCCCGTATCCGCCCCTCCGATCGCATCCGTTGCGAGCAGCTTTGCGAAGGCGTCTGGCACATCTCGGTGCATTTCGGCTTTGTCGAGATACCCGATCTGCCGGCGGTCCTTGCGAACGCAAAGCAGATCGGAGTGCCGATGCAGGAGGATACGACCTACTTTGTCGAGCGCCACGATCCGCTCAGCCGCAAGCGCCGCAATCCGTTGGCCCGGTTCCAGATCGCGGTGTTCGCATTTATGGCGCGAAACTCCGCACACGCGATCGACCGCTTCAGGATTCCGAACGGCTCGCTGGTCGAGATCGGCAGCCGGACCGAGCTCTAG
- a CDS encoding LysR substrate-binding domain-containing protein, with product MKLRDLPLVSLRTFAVVAETGGVAAAAEALGVTHSAVSKQVKLLERWLGQALFTLEGRRLALTPFGRVLSREVGRALEDIAGACAHVQRQRERRTVTIEAPATFAMYWLLPRVNRYRAQNPRTDVWVSTRMTGQPPNFSAHDLVVTRGEAAVTSSRLDERTLLFREDLAVLTSPELLARKPLARPADVRSHHLIESMTRPQEWAAWLKHVGVSDAFIAGGHRFDHLFVAIQAVKDGLGSVVAPQNVLQEAIASRDLASPFPELNFPGESYFCYGVAGGIDPATQKFRDWLVQEARTQARAAPTTRRFGARRPPPRPGSKRRS from the coding sequence ATGAAGCTGCGCGACCTTCCGCTGGTGTCGCTCCGGACATTCGCCGTCGTGGCGGAGACCGGCGGGGTCGCGGCTGCGGCGGAGGCGCTGGGCGTCACCCACAGCGCAGTCAGCAAGCAGGTCAAGCTGCTCGAACGCTGGCTGGGCCAGGCGCTGTTCACGCTGGAGGGACGGCGGCTTGCGCTGACGCCATTCGGCCGGGTGTTGTCGCGTGAGGTTGGACGCGCGCTCGAGGATATTGCCGGTGCCTGCGCCCACGTACAGCGCCAGCGCGAACGCCGCACGGTTACGATCGAGGCGCCGGCGACCTTTGCGATGTACTGGCTGTTGCCGCGCGTGAACCGCTATCGCGCGCAAAATCCGCGTACCGACGTGTGGGTCTCGACCCGGATGACCGGGCAGCCGCCGAATTTCTCGGCGCATGATCTCGTCGTGACGCGTGGCGAGGCCGCGGTGACGTCCTCGCGTCTCGACGAGCGAACGCTGCTGTTCCGTGAGGATCTCGCGGTGCTGACCTCGCCGGAATTGCTGGCGCGCAAGCCGCTCGCCAGGCCCGCCGATGTCAGGAGCCATCATTTGATCGAGTCGATGACCCGCCCACAGGAATGGGCGGCATGGCTGAAGCACGTCGGCGTCAGCGATGCCTTCATCGCCGGTGGACATCGGTTCGATCATTTGTTCGTGGCGATCCAGGCGGTCAAGGATGGGCTTGGATCGGTGGTGGCGCCGCAGAACGTGTTGCAGGAGGCGATCGCGAGTCGTGATCTGGCAAGTCCGTTTCCGGAGCTGAACTTTCCCGGCGAATCCTATTTCTGCTATGGCGTGGCAGGCGGCATCGATCCCGCGACACAGAAGTTCAGGGACTGGCTGGTCCAGGAAGCGCGCACGCAAGCGAGAGCAGCGCCGACGACGCGGCGCTTCGGAGCCCGACGTCCGCCGCCTCGGCCGGGATCGAAGCGCCGGTCCTAG